TTCTCGGTGTATCGGAACTGAATAACGGCATGCTGCTTGCTGATGCTTGGATGTTCGGCAAGAAGATCGACGACGGCTTGCTCCCTCCCAACTAGCCAGCAGCTGCGACTGCCAAGATCGATAGTATCAACAATGTCTTCGCCCTTGAAAACAAACAGCTTCCACTCGTCGCGTGGTGAAGGTTTCCGTGCCTCTGCTGGTTCATGGTATTTTAGGGTGATGGTCGTTCCGTCCGCTTGGGTCACCGAGTTGGAAGCAGCAGCCAGGGCGCCCGAGTTGCCAAAGTTGGGCTTTTCCTTGGGCTTCTCAGGCTCGCCGCCGTTACTGACTGCAAAAGAGTCATCCTGGGAGGGCAAGGGGCCACGATGTTTGACAAGATTTCGCTGGCTATCCGACCTTGCCTCGCGCGGTGGGCTCGGCCGTGAGGGTGAATGTCGACCCTCTGAACTACGATGGCGCCTCCGACGGTCTCTGCCGCCATTATCCGAGTCGCCATCGTCGCGTCGCTTCCTGCTGTCTCGTTCCGCACTCCTGTCCCTGTGGCTGCGGTGATCTCGGTCCCGATCTCTGTGGCCgtccctttcccttctcctttccCTGTCTCTATCTCTGTCTCTTGAGCGATCCCGACCTGTCGGCGATCTTGAGCGCCGTCTATGTCCGCGCTCGCGAGATCGTGTTCGGTAGCTGCTGCCTCTCTCTGTGTCTTCTTCCCGATGCTTTCTTTTGCGGTCTTCGGCGCCGTCTCTTGGCTCCCTGTTCCTGTCGTGCTTTGTCGAACGCGACCTTTGGCTGTCTTGTCTTGGAGAGTGATCGCCCATTGTTACTGATTTtgaaccctaacccggaAAAGTCGAAGTGAATGATTTTTCTGTGTGTTGATCCAAAGGACAGGTTCAAAGGGTCGATAACAGCAATTGCTGGAGGTGAATGCGCGACGTCTTTCATTCAGTGGGGCTTCCAGCAGCCAGCTCGCAGGGGGCCCGCAGCCTGGGCGTTGTGGGGGCAGCCTGTGCAGGGGCCTTCCAAAAGGCAGCCTACGCTCACAGAGGGATGACCGAATGACTCCAGCCTTACATAATCCTTCCCTGGCCCACCTGGCTGGAGCCTAGCTGCTCTTGGTCTCTCCCACCTTCCAACTGCTCACTGTTCACTGCTCACTGCTGGCTGTTGTTCGCCTGACCACTGCCAACTCCACCCTCTGTCATCAGCCCGACCCTCGGATGCCTCATAGCATCACATCCTCTTGCTCTTTCTGTCCTCTTCAACCATAAACCACATTCTCAGTGCCCTGCACCTGTCATTTTAGCTCCCGGTTTCCCAGCACCCTCTGAACCAAGGAACCCGCGCATACTCTCGGTCGCTAGTGACGAGTAACAAgcccagcagccagccagtCACCCACCGGCCGCCGTGTCTTCGATCCGTTCTACGTACGGTGCTATTGTTATCAAATCAAGAACAACGGGAGACATTTCTCTCGTCTGATTACCCACCGCTCTTATAAGCCATCGTTTCCCGTCATCCTCCCGCTCTCCCATcgaccttcttcgcctcgGGTGGCGTTACCGACACTGCCCCATCCTCTTATATAAGCCGGCACCATTCCCGCCACAAGAAAGCGGAAAGCCGCTGAGGCGACGATCTCCTCTGGAAATATCACGGCTCCTAACAAGAGGGTTCTCGCTTCAGCTGGCCCAGATAccgctcctcccactcccgtcaccacctcctccaacatgGACACTGACGACGAGTTCATGTCTACTGTCTCTAGTGAGGATGATATGCTCCCGGATGACAGCGACAATGACAtctctggtgatgatggtgagtaACCCGCCTTGCGCCTACTCTCCCGATTAAGCACTGACACACAACCTTGCATAGACTTCGGATTCGACGACGAGCCAGATCCGGATCTCGGCATCCAGCAAGACATAGGCCAGAATAAGAGAGCGCCTTACGATGTCAGCTTCAGGGTATACGAGCCGCAGGAcatacaacaacagcaagacgTTCTAATCGACGAAGTAAACATGATTTTAAACATCTCAAAAGAGGAATCAGCAATTCTATTGCGGCACTTCAGGTGGAACAAAGAGCGTCTCTTGGAGCAGTACATGGACCACCGGGAGAAGGCTCTTGAGGCTGCTGGTCTCTCCCAAACGACATCGGGTCCACCAAAGCTGGAAGTGATACCCGGGTTCTGCTGCGATATCTGCtgtgaggatgaggaaggccTACAATCGTTTGCCTTGAAGTGCGGCCACCGCTTCTGCGTCGACTGTTACCGCCATTATCTGGGTCAAAAGATCcgagaggaaggcgaggcTGCGCGCATCCAGTGTCCTGCCGAGGGTTGtaacatcatcatcgatgCTAGATCATTGGACCTGCTCGTAACCGCCGAGCTGACGGAACGATACCACAAACTGCTCAACCGCACCTATGTCGAAGACAAGGAAACGCTGAAGTGGTGTCCCGCCCCTGACTGCCAGAACGCCATCGAGTGTggcatcaagaagaaggacctgACAAGGATCGTGCCCACGGTCGCTTGCTCGTGCAGCCATCGGTTTTGCTTTGGGTGCATCCTGAACGATCACCAACCTGCCCCTTGCGAGTTGGTAAAGAAGTGGCTCAAGAAATGTGCCGATGACAGCGAGACGGCGAATTGGATTTCggccaacaccaaggagTGTCCCAAATGCAATAGCACCATCGAAAAAAACGGAGGTTGCAACCACATGACGTGTCGTAAGTGCAAGCATGAGTTTTGTTGGATGTGCATGGGTCTGTGGTCGGAGCATGGGACGAGCTGGTACAATTGCAACAGGTTTGAGGAAAAGAGCGGGACGGATGCCCGTGATGCCCAGGCCAAATCCAGGGTCTCTCTGGAGCGTTATCTCCATTACTACAACCGCTACGCCAACCACGAACAGTCTGCCCGCCTGGACAAGGACCTTTTTGCGaagacggagaagaagatggttcAGCTGCAAAAGGAATCGGGCATGTCGTGGATCGAGGTTCAATATCTCAGCGCAGCCTCGATGGCACTGCAGACCTGCCGACAGACGCTCATGTGGACGTACGCTTTTGCCTTTTATCTTGCCAGGAACAACTTGACAACGATTTTTGAGGACAATCAAAAGGACTTGGAGTTGGCGGTCGAGTCTCTTTCCGAGATGTTTGAGAAGCCCGTAACTGAGCTTGCGGATAGCAGGCTCAAGGTGGACATCATGGACAAGACATCCTACTGCAACAAGCGGCGGATCATCTTGCTTGACGACACAGCCCGGAATTTGTCAGAAGGTTTGTCTCGGCCCTACTTTCCTACCTATGCCCGTCGAATAGTGTCAAAGTTAACAGCAATGTGTGTTAGGGAAATGGATCTTCAATGTGGAATTCAGCAATCCGACGCCAATCAGCGGGCCAAGCTCCCGTAAGTAGGAGTCACCTGTGGAGATACCCAGAGAGTCACGCATGGAGACACCAGAGACCCCAGAGAGGCCCGACAACTTTTGGCGCTTTTTACGACGACTTTTGGGGCTTCTTCATTGCGATATCCAACGACGACTTTTCAGCACTTTGTGATTGAGTGGATGAGAATCTAGACCCGGCATTCAGTATGGCCGTGCGCTACTCTTGCTGCCTTTATCTCGCAATTCTGTTTTCTGTTCCTTTCAGCGGCTCGTGGTGGCGTAGCCCAGGTGGGCGGTTTGGGCTTTTACGGGGCTTCGGGGTTTATTAGTGTTTGCCTTCAGCGTCGGACGATATCTTTTTGACCATGCGTGAGCCATCGAGAACGGTCTTTTTGGCGGGCATGGGTTAGGAACACATTGGTGGGAGTTTAACATTGCTTTGGGAAGGAGCTAGGtctcaagcttcttgtcTGTTCTGGTATTAGAGGGAAGGGGTAATGCGCATTATCGGGAAACATggaggaaaggggagggggaaatcATCATATGGACTTTTTAGTTATCGGCTCTTATTTTGTTGACTCCCTTTTTACTCATGAAGAAAATCAAGCGACGAGATATAGCCATAGAATCAAGGCTCAAGGTCGAGCGAGACGATTAGTATATTTTAACAGATCACTTCTCTAAAAGTCGTCATGCGGACGTGGTGGCCGGTCGTCGTGATTGTGCCCCCGCCTTGTGAtgtctttttgtcttggCTTGGTTCCCGTGGATGGCAGTTCGTGTGGGGTAGAAGTGGCCCCGGAGGCTGAACCGGCATCTAGCATCtggggtttgggatggagggggatCCACAGCGCCGAGTTTCGGTCCATTTTTTTAGGTGATGCGCCGGGGAGCTGGTGAGACTGTTCGTTTTGTCTAGAAGAGCATATAGATAATAAAAGGGAGCCTATGCTCAAAGTGATTAGAGTTCCAAAGACCGAGAGTATAGCTACGTGAGAGAGCATAGATTGAAACAGCCAGGCGGCCTTAAACAATTACCCGCAGCTGCATATATATGCAACCTTGAtgaaccacccaccacacccgCGTAAAGACTTTGGCCGACGGTTTCCGGGTCAGGGTCAATTCTCAACCCTCTGCCGAACAGCCTTTCCGAGGGGCGGAGACATGCCGGGGAAGCAGGGACCACGGCTACTGGCGTCGGCCATTGACGGGATTCGTAGGTAATGAACCCATTCGTTGGAAGTTCGCGCGCACGAAGGAAATGGGCCCGCGGCTCTCCGATGACTTGAGTTTACGTAGGCGCTTGTAGTAGGctatgttttcttttgagtCGTTGGTTTTCCCattttctcctttttttttttttcctctctccatcttcaaaTCCTGAGTTTTGGGTTACAAAGTTATAACAGttactcctcccccacatcTTGTGACTGTTGTACCTCAACGGCTTGTGGCTTTTATTCCACATTATACCCGCTCTCTCTTAACTCCGAACTCACACTCTCATCGTGAAGTGAAAGCCGTCAAGATGCCTTCCACCGCTCTGCGCATGAAGACCCTCAGGGCCTACGCCAAATATGGCCAGAACGTGAGTAGTAAAGTAGAATAGCTCATCACTCATGTTACTCACGCAAAAACCCCCCAGTACGGCGCCCTCTTCACCCgcgccttctccctcaccccccgcCGCTACGAGATCAACAAGATCTACCCCTCAGCCGCCGAAGCAATCAAGGACATGAAGCCCAACTCGACCCTCCTCTGCGGCGGCTTCGGCCTCTGCGGCGTCCCCGACACCCTCATCAACGAAGTCCACAACCGCCCCGACCTCACCGGCCTCACCGCCGTCTCCAACAATGCCGGCACCGACACCTCGGGTCTcggcaagctcctcaagaCGAAGCAAGTCAAAAAGATGATCGCCTCGTACATTGGCGAGAACAAGACGTTTGAAAAGATGTACCTCACCGGCGAGATCGAGCTCGAGCTCACACCCCAGGGCACCCTCGCCGAGCGTTGCGCCGCCGGCGGGAAGGGTATCCCCGCCTTTTACACCCCCGCTGCTTTTGGCACGGTGGTTCAGACGGGTGAGTTGCCTCTGAGGAACAAACCCGACGGCACACCGGATGAGTTTTCTTATCCGAAGGACGTGAAGGTTTTTAACGGCAAGAGCTACTTGCTTGAGCATGCGATTGCGGGTGATGTTGCTTTTGTCAAGGCGTACAAGGCGGACAGGCTGGGGAACTGCCAGTTTAGGCTGGCGGCTAACAACTTCAACGGGGCGATGGGGAGGAACGCAAAGATGACGATTGTGGAGGCGGAGAATATTGTTGAGCCGGGGGAGATTGCGCCTGAGGCGGTGCATTTGCCTGGGATTTATGTCCAGAGGGTGGTTCAGTCTACTGCGGAGAAGGGGATTGAGAAGTACACGTGGGCCAAGGACCCCAACGAGGAGGCTGAccccaaggctgctgctgcgttgGGTAGCGGTGAGacgagggcgaagagggagatgattgTTAAGAGAGCTGCCAAGGAGTTCAAGAATGGCATGTATGCCAACCTTGGTATTGGCATGCCTATGCTTGCTCCGGGTTttgtgggtgaggatgtggaggttATGCTCCAGAGCGAGAATGGtattcttggtcttggcccTTACCCACgaaagggcgaggaggacgccgatCTTATCAACGCCGGCAAGGAGACTGTCACCCTCCGCCCCGGCGCCTCTGTGTTCGGCTCTGAGGAGTCTTTCGGTATGATCAGAGCTGGCCGTATCAACCTCACCATTCTTGGTGCTATGCAGGTCAGCGCCAGCGGTGACCTAGCCAACTGGATGTTGCccggcaaggtcaagggCTTCGGTGGTGCCATGGACTTGGTTTCCAACCCCGAGAAGACCAAGGTCGTCGTCACCATGGAGCACACCGACAAGAAGGGCAACCCTAAGATTGTCAAGCAGTGCGCCTTCCCCTTGACCGGCAAGGCTTGCGTCAGCCGTATCATCACTGAGCTTGTAAGTtttcatcaccccccccccttaaCTTACTGGATCCTAACAGTGTCCAACAGGGTGTCTTCGACGTCGACTTCGCCCAcggcctcaccctcatcgAGATCGCCCCCGGTGTCACCGTCGAGGAGATTAAGGCCAAGACCGAGGCACCCTTCCACGTTGCCGAAGACCTCAAGCCCATGCTCTAAGTCTGAGGATCGGATGAGAGAGAACAGTAGAGAAGAGCAGATTTCCTTAACATGTCTTGGGAAGGTGGTCGTtatgggttggttggcttgggTAACCGAAAAGATTGAATGGGAATAtgtgtatatatataatGCTGTATGTGTACATTGGGCATGGTTTTggcttgtcttttttttagGATCAAAAAATAGCAGGCCTTTTGGTtatcattttcttttcttgcaAAATGTGGTAAAATCAAGGCTTTTGAGCGCCTCATCTCTTATTCCGCGgcaaacaaacaacatcTGTCTATCATATGAcaccgcccccccccccccctggAGAACTTCATTTGGGAATAGCTCAAGCCTTACCCAACACATTCTCCGCCAAACTAACACTTGTACCCGTGTTATCCGGCTCAACAGCCACACTCTTCACCTTGCCGCCCTCAACAATAATCGTAAACCTCTTCGACCGCTCATTCCCAAAAATAGCCTTTCCATCCCACAACATATCAAGCGCCTTGGTGAACTCGCCAGACGGATCAGCCAGGAAGCGCACCTATCATTCTTGTTAGCTCTTATAGGTCTCTTTTATTTATCTGTTATCACGTACgttctccctcccctcggGATTCAACACATCCCCCCAAGCCTTCATCACAAAAACATCATTCac
The sequence above is a segment of the Podospora pseudoanserina strain CBS 124.78 chromosome 5, whole genome shotgun sequence genome. Coding sequences within it:
- a CDS encoding hypothetical protein (COG:T; EggNog:ENOG503P0KY), whose product is MGDHSPRQDSQRSRSTKHDRNREPRDGAEDRKRKHREEDTERGSSYRTRSRERGHRRRSRSPTGRDRSRDRDRDRERRRERDGHRDRDRDHRSHRDRSAERDSRKRRDDGDSDNGGRDRRRRHRSSEGRHSPSRPSPPREARSDSQRNLVKHRGPLPSQDDSFAVSNGGEPEKPKEKPNFGNSGALAAASNSVTQADGTTITLKYHEPAEARKPSPRDEWKLFVFKGEDIVDTIDLGSRSCWLVGREQAVVDLLAEHPSISKQHAVIQFRYTEKRNEFGDKIGRVKPYLIDLESANGTMLNGDKVPESRYLELRNKDMVQFGSSTREYVLMLAPRA
- a CDS encoding hypothetical protein (EggNog:ENOG503NWFP; BUSCO:EOG092627XA; COG:O), whose amino-acid sequence is MDTDDEFMSTVSSEDDMLPDDSDNDISGDDDFGFDDEPDPDLGIQQDIGQNKRAPYDVSFRVYEPQDIQQQQDVLIDEVNMILNISKEESAILLRHFRWNKERLLEQYMDHREKALEAAGLSQTTSGPPKLEVIPGFCCDICCEDEEGLQSFALKCGHRFCVDCYRHYLGQKIREEGEAARIQCPAEGCNIIIDARSLDLLVTAELTERYHKLLNRTYVEDKETLKWCPAPDCQNAIECGIKKKDLTRIVPTVACSCSHRFCFGCILNDHQPAPCELVKKWLKKCADDSETANWISANTKECPKCNSTIEKNGGCNHMTCRKCKHEFCWMCMGLWSEHGTSWYNCNRFEEKSGTDARDAQAKSRVSLERYLHYYNRYANHEQSARLDKDLFAKTEKKMVQLQKESGMSWIEVQYLSAASMALQTCRQTLMWTYAFAFYLARNNLTTIFEDNQKDLELAVESLSEMFEKPVTELADSRLKVDIMDKTSYCNKRRIILLDDTARNLSEGKWIFNVEFSNPTPISGPSSRK
- a CDS encoding hypothetical protein (COG:H; EggNog:ENOG503NXV8), which gives rise to MPSTALRMKTLRAYAKYGQNYGALFTRAFSLTPRRYEINKIYPSAAEAIKDMKPNSTLLCGGFGLCGVPDTLINEVHNRPDLTGLTAVSNNAGTDTSGLGKLLKTKQVKKMIASYIGENKTFEKMYLTGEIELELTPQGTLAERCAAGGKGIPAFYTPAAFGTVVQTGELPLRNKPDGTPDEFSYPKDVKVFNGKSYLLEHAIAGDVAFVKAYKADRLGNCQFRLAANNFNGAMGRNAKMTIVEAENIVEPGEIAPEAVHLPGIYVQRVVQSTAEKGIEKYTWAKDPNEEADPKAAAALGSGETRAKREMIVKRAAKEFKNGMYANLGIGMPMLAPGFVGEDVEVMLQSENGILGLGPYPRKGEEDADLINAGKETVTLRPGASVFGSEESFGMIRAGRINLTILGAMQVSASGDLANWMLPGKVKGFGGAMDLVSNPEKTKVVVTMEHTDKKGNPKIVKQCAFPLTGKACVSRIITELGVFDVDFAHGLTLIEIAPGVTVEEIKAKTEAPFHVAEDLKPML